The Methanomicrobiales archaeon HGW-Methanomicrobiales-1 genome includes a region encoding these proteins:
- a CDS encoding pyridoxal 5'-phosphate synthase glutaminase subunit PdxT, which produces MDVKIGVLALQGNVSEHIDAFVLALDRLGYGETSEVVTVRNPAELEGCHALALPGGESTTISRLIDKNHLYEPIRTFSGGIFATCAGMVLVATHVDDPRINTLNLIDITVDRNAFGRQRESFETDIPLTGIDGGPFHAIFIRAPVATHAGAGVTVLSRLDQGIVAVEQGKHMALSFHPELGGDTRLHERFLKKIGI; this is translated from the coding sequence GTGGACGTTAAGATCGGGGTTCTCGCGCTCCAGGGGAACGTGAGCGAGCACATCGATGCGTTTGTGCTCGCACTCGATCGTCTCGGTTACGGTGAAACTTCCGAAGTTGTCACCGTACGCAACCCCGCTGAACTGGAAGGCTGCCATGCACTGGCCCTCCCCGGCGGGGAATCAACCACCATCTCCCGGCTTATTGACAAGAATCATCTCTATGAGCCGATCCGCACCTTTTCCGGCGGTATTTTTGCAACCTGTGCCGGTATGGTGCTGGTAGCAACCCACGTGGACGATCCCCGCATCAATACCCTCAATCTTATCGACATAACCGTGGACCGGAACGCATTCGGCCGGCAACGGGAATCGTTTGAAACGGACATTCCCTTAACCGGTATTGATGGCGGCCCGTTCCATGCAATCTTTATCCGGGCACCGGTTGCAACCCACGCGGGTGCCGGTGTTACGGTGCTCTCGAGGCTGGACCAGGGGATCGTTGCTGTTGAGCAGGGAAAACACATGGCCCTGTCGTTTCATCCGGAACTTGGCGGGGATACCCGGCTGCATGAGCGGTTTTTGAAAAAGATTGGGATTTAA
- a CDS encoding DNA alkylation repair protein has product MDPAIEQIRQELKQQADPILQKSSKRFFKEEILCYGLKTATVIAIAKKHWKEIKNRDKKEIFALCEELYRSGYIEESFIVSNWAHALSGRYERDDLPVFRHWIDTYITNWASCDGFCNHTMGDFMEQFPEYIDELKRWTPSKNRWMRRAAAVSLIVPAKHGKFLKESMEIADLLLVDDDDMVQKGYGWLLKEASRKHTDEIYSYVMKNKRVMPRTALRYAIELMPKEMKTEAMKKDW; this is encoded by the coding sequence ATGGACCCGGCTATTGAACAGATCCGGCAGGAGCTTAAACAACAGGCAGATCCCATCCTCCAAAAAAGCTCGAAGCGGTTTTTTAAAGAGGAAATTTTGTGTTATGGCTTGAAAACTGCCACCGTCATTGCCATTGCAAAAAAGCACTGGAAAGAGATCAAAAACCGGGATAAGAAAGAGATCTTCGCACTCTGCGAGGAGCTGTACCGATCCGGTTATATTGAAGAGTCCTTCATCGTTTCGAACTGGGCCCATGCCCTTTCAGGAAGGTACGAGCGGGACGATCTTCCCGTGTTCAGGCACTGGATCGATACCTACATCACCAATTGGGCGTCGTGCGATGGTTTCTGCAATCACACTATGGGCGACTTCATGGAACAATTCCCGGAATATATTGATGAACTCAAGCGCTGGACACCTTCCAAGAACCGGTGGATGCGTCGGGCAGCAGCAGTATCCCTGATTGTCCCGGCAAAACACGGAAAGTTCCTCAAAGAGTCCATGGAAATTGCCGACCTGCTTCTCGTGGATGATGACGATATGGTGCAGAAAGGCTATGGCTGGCTGCTAAAAGAAGCGAGCCGGAAGCATACCGATGAGATCTACTCCTACGTGATGAAAAACAAGAGAGTAATGCCCCGGACGGCGCTGCGGTATGCAATCGAACTGATGCCAAAGGAGATGAAAACAGAAGCAATGAAAAAGGATTGGTAA
- a CDS encoding pyridoxal 5'-phosphate synthase lyase subunit PdxS, with translation MKLEELRFGTELLKRGFASMQKGGVIMDVVNAEQAKIAEDAGAVAVMSLERVPSDIRKMGGVARMADPQKVTEIIDAVSIPVMGKVRIGHFVEAQVLETLGVDMIDESEVLTPADEQYHIDKKLFKVPFVCGACDLGEALRRINEGAAMIRTKGEAGTGNVVEAVRHMRNIMGEIHKLKGMDKQEMTVYARSIEAPAELVIECAERGRLPVVNFSAGGIATPSDAAMMMQLGADGVFVGSGIFKSTNPELMAKAIVEAVNHFNEPEVIARVSRGLGDAMPGLDVHKLRDDEVLRTRGR, from the coding sequence ATGAAACTCGAGGAACTGAGATTCGGTACCGAGCTCCTCAAGCGCGGCTTTGCATCCATGCAGAAAGGGGGCGTTATCATGGATGTCGTGAACGCTGAACAGGCAAAGATAGCCGAGGATGCCGGGGCCGTTGCAGTCATGTCGCTGGAACGCGTGCCTTCAGATATCCGGAAGATGGGCGGGGTTGCCCGCATGGCAGACCCCCAGAAGGTCACGGAGATCATCGACGCGGTATCGATTCCTGTCATGGGCAAAGTGCGGATTGGCCACTTTGTCGAGGCGCAGGTACTCGAAACGCTCGGTGTCGACATGATCGATGAGAGCGAAGTCCTGACACCGGCAGATGAGCAATACCATATCGATAAGAAACTCTTCAAGGTACCCTTTGTCTGCGGTGCCTGCGATCTGGGTGAGGCGTTGCGCCGTATTAATGAAGGTGCGGCCATGATCCGGACCAAGGGTGAGGCAGGTACCGGTAATGTTGTCGAGGCAGTACGCCACATGCGCAATATCATGGGGGAGATCCACAAACTTAAAGGCATGGACAAACAGGAGATGACTGTCTATGCCAGATCAATTGAAGCCCCCGCAGAACTGGTGATCGAATGTGCCGAGCGCGGCAGGCTACCCGTGGTGAACTTCTCGGCAGGTGGGATTGCCACTCCTTCGGATGCCGCGATGATGATGCAGCTGGGTGCAGACGGTGTGTTTGTCGGATCAGGGATCTTCAAGTCCACGAATCCCGAGCTGATGGCAAAAGCGATTGTCGAAGCCGTAAACCACTTCAATGAACCTGAGGTTATCGCACGGGTAAGCCGCGGGCTTGGCGATGCGATGCCCGGGCTCGACGTCCATAAACTCAGGGACGATGAGGTGCTGCGAACCCGTGGACGTTAA
- the cobD gene encoding cobalamin biosynthesis protein CobD, with amino-acid sequence MVPSALASVAIVLFAALLVDRLIGDPHSALHPVALLGRFIGWWGKPEHFSPKIQRFTGAFLWLVTVVLFAAPFYCFAALAPWYWYLIVAPFLLKCCFAWRSLEEHTLAVVDALNDGIETGREKVKMLVSRNTATLDREHILSAGYESMTENLTDSIISPLFFFSLFGITGAAVFRAANTMDAMLGYRDERERIGWCAARMDDILNFIPARITVLLLLLHFFQRGRLSPALRVMRRDGKNRPGFNGGIVMATMAGGVDIRFEKPGVYTIGDGERTLDEGGADILEATRMVTVMFALIAVGTLFLLGSLINSTAI; translated from the coding sequence ATGGTACCGTCAGCGCTAGCTTCAGTTGCGATAGTCCTTTTTGCCGCTCTCCTGGTTGACCGGCTGATCGGGGACCCCCATTCGGCTTTGCACCCGGTTGCACTTCTTGGCCGGTTCATTGGCTGGTGGGGAAAGCCCGAACATTTCTCTCCAAAAATCCAGCGATTTACCGGAGCCTTTCTCTGGCTGGTGACCGTTGTCCTGTTCGCCGCCCCGTTTTACTGTTTTGCCGCCCTCGCCCCCTGGTACTGGTACCTGATTGTCGCCCCGTTCCTGCTGAAATGTTGTTTTGCATGGCGATCGCTCGAGGAACATACACTCGCTGTCGTGGATGCTCTCAATGATGGCATTGAGACGGGGCGGGAAAAGGTGAAGATGCTGGTCTCCCGCAACACGGCAACTCTTGATCGCGAACACATTCTCTCTGCCGGCTACGAATCCATGACGGAAAACCTCACGGACAGTATCATCTCGCCGCTCTTCTTCTTCTCCCTGTTCGGGATTACCGGGGCTGCGGTTTTCCGTGCAGCCAATACCATGGATGCGATGCTCGGATACCGGGACGAACGCGAGCGTATCGGGTGGTGCGCAGCCCGGATGGATGATATCCTTAACTTCATACCGGCCCGGATCACAGTCCTTCTGCTCCTGCTGCATTTTTTCCAGCGGGGACGTCTTTCCCCTGCCCTCAGGGTTATGCGGCGGGATGGAAAGAACCGCCCCGGGTTCAATGGGGGGATTGTGATGGCAACAATGGCGGGTGGTGTAGATATCCGTTTTGAAAAACCGGGTGTCTATACAATCGGTGACGGTGAACGGACACTTGACGAGGGAGGAGCAGACATTCTGGAGGCAACCCGCATGGTAACTGTGATGTTTGCGCTGATTGCCGTGGGTACTCTGTTTTTATTGGGATCGCTGATCAATAGTACCGCCATATGA
- a CDS encoding transcriptional regulator, translated as MKCEKTPKCSIGSIVDIIGNKWNLLIIWHLRKSVLRFTELQNRMCGINSKTITKHLRDLEEHAIIDRKVYPEVPPRVEYSLTGRGKALLPIIEAMLEWGGKYPPPDGAEEKDCKPE; from the coding sequence ATGAAATGTGAAAAGACCCCTAAATGCAGCATAGGCAGTATCGTTGATATCATCGGGAACAAGTGGAACCTGCTCATTATCTGGCACCTGCGCAAAAGTGTCCTCAGGTTCACGGAACTCCAGAACAGGATGTGCGGGATCAATTCCAAAACAATAACCAAACATCTCCGGGATCTTGAGGAGCATGCTATTATTGACCGCAAAGTCTACCCGGAAGTTCCCCCTAGAGTCGAGTACTCCCTGACCGGGCGGGGCAAGGCACTCCTGCCAATCATTGAAGCGATGCTGGAGTGGGGCGGGAAGTATCCGCCGCCGGATGGAGCAGAAGAAAAAGACTGCAAGCCTGAATGA